DNA sequence from the Methanococcus maripaludis genome:
AATACTGCATAGAACTCCAAAAGGAAAAATAATTGGGCGTGTTAAAAAACAGCCTCGTTTTAATTCGCCTGTTGGAATAAAACTTAAAGATAGAGTTAAAAAGATTGGAAAAATCTACGATGTATTTGGACCTGTTGAAGAACCGTATGTAAAAATAATTCCTTATAGTGAAGACGACGCTGAAAAAACCTTGGAATCGGATAATGTTTTCGTTATGAATGAACAATCAAAAAAACAATCAAAACCCCGTAAAAAAGGAAGAAGATAACTTTAAGACGGTGTTATCATGAAAATCGAATCTGTTACAAAAGAAGATACTAAAAAGCCTGAAAGAAAGATTAAAATTGCTATCGCAAAGCCTGAAGACTACTCAAATAAGAATGTTATTTTAGAAAAGGAAGAAGAATTAATCTGTCCTGTCTGTGGTAGTAAAAGTATTATTAAAGATTATGAACGGGCTGAAATCGTTTGTGAAATGTGTGGATGTGTTTTACAGCAGAATTTATTTGACGTGGGTCCTGAATGGAGAGCCTTTGATCACGAACAGCGTGTAAAAAGAAGTAGGGTTGGAGCTCCAATGACTTATACAATCCACGATAAAGGTTTATCAACAGTTATCGACTGGAGAAATAAAGACAGCTACGGAAAAGATATTTCTGCAGATAAAAGAGCTCAACTTTATAGATTAAGAAAATGGCAGAGAAGAATCAGGGTTTCTGATGCATCTGAAAGAAACTTAGCTTTTGCACTTTCCGAACTTGACAGGATAGCTTCAAAATTGGGTCTTCCAAGAAACGTTAGGGAAAACGCTGCAGTTCTTTACAGGGGTGCTGTTGAAAAAGGGCTCATTAGGGGAAGAAGTATTGAAGGTGTTGCCGCTGCTGCACTCTACGCTGCATGCAGACGATGTAAAGTTCCAAGAACTCTTGATGAAATTGCAGAAGTTTCAAGAGTGGATAGAAAAGAAATTGGAAGAACATATAGATTTATTTCACGAGAATTAAACATCAGGCTTGCTCCAACAAATCCTGTGGATTATGTTCCAAGATTCGCTTCAGAATTAAAACTTCCAGGAGAAGTTGAATCAAAAGCAATATCAATCTTGCAAAAAGCAGGAGAACGTGGTCTTACTAGTGGTAGAGGACCTACGGGAGTTGCCGCTGCTGCAATTTATATTGCAAGTGTTTTACAGGGAACTAGAAGAACTCAGAGAGAAGTTGCAGATGTTGCAGGAGTTACTGAAGTTACAATAAGAAATAGGTACAAAGAGCTAACAGAACACTTAGATATCGATGTAACATTATAAGGTGATAATATGGGGCTTTTTGACAGAATCCAAAGCAGAGATTCCAATCCATCTGTCGCTAAAAAAAATAATGTATCTGAAAAAGTATCTGAAACCCCGAGCATACTTGATAATTCTGAAAAGGTCAAAAAACCCGAAATAAAAGTGGGTTTTTCAGTGAATGAACGGGCAAAACAGCCAGTAGAAGAATTTGAAAGAGATTCTACAAGCTCAATACTTGATAAATACTTTGTAAAAGTTGATGACATTGATTTTGATGTAATTATTGAAAAAGAAAATGGTGTCACACTATACAAGATTCCAGAAATCACTCTTATGAATACAGCTCTTGCAAAATTTTCAGATATGGATATTAAAACAATAAAAGCGGAACTTTCAGAATCTACCCTTCAAAAATTAGGGCAGATTCAAGGATACCTTAAAAATTATTCGGAAAAAAATAATTTACATTTAAGAGACATAGAAATACTCCATTTATCACACTATTTTTACTTAATAATTGGAAAATTAGGGCTTTTAGAAATTCCATTAAATGATAGCAAATTAGAAGAAGTAATGGTAAATGGTGTTGAATCACCTTCTTTTGTATTTCATAGAAAATACCAGATGTGTGAGACAAATATTAGACTTGATAGACACGAAGCAACGCGGGTTGTTGAAAGCATTGCTTATCTTGCAGGCAGGACTATTGATTCAAGAACTCCAATGCTTGATGCATTTTTACCAGATGGAAGCAGGGTTAACGCTACAATGAGTGATGTTACATTGGGTGGAAATACAATTACCATTCGTAAGTTTAGTGAAGATCCATTAACTATTGTTGATTTGATTAATTTTGGAACTTTTGATTTAGAACTTGCGGCATTCCTCTGGCAGGCTGTTGAAGGGTACTTTGGTGCAAAACCTGCAAACACACTTATTGTAGGTGGAACTGGTTCGGGTAAAACTACAACTTTAAACGTTGTTTCAATGTTTTCGATGTATACCGATAGACTTGTAACTATTGAAGATACTCCAGAGTTACAGGTTCCACTAACGCACCTGATAAAAATGATTACAAGACCTGGAAGACCGGGTATTCAAGGTTATGAAATCACGATGGATGACCTGATTAAAAATTCCTTAAGGATGAGGCCTGACAGGATATTTGTAGGGGAAGTTAGGGGTAGTGAAGCCCACTCATTGCTTGTTGCTATGAACACCGGGCACGATGGATGTTCCGGAACTCTGCACGCAAACAGCGCAGATGAAGCACTCATTAGGTTAATAAACCCTCCTATGAACGTTCCAAAAGTTATGATGTCTTCAGTTGATTTTATCATAAACCAGCAGCGTATTAAACGTAATAAAAAAACTGTTAGAAGGATCCTTGGTGTTGTTGAAATCGGAGGAAGTGGGGAAAATATTACAAAAACTGAGCTCTTTAAATACGATGGAATAAGCGACAGTGTTGTAAAAACAGGAATTTGTATGTGGGAAGAAGACGTGTGCCAGATTGCAGGTATTACGAGAGATGAATTAATGGACGATAGAATCAATAGAAAGAAAGTACTAAAATATATGGTGAACAACAATATTAATGATATTAGAAAAGTAGGGGATGTACTTAAGCAATATCAGGAAAATCCAGAAAATGTCTTGAAAAACATTTTGGAATAATTGGGGTTTAGATGAAAAGAAAAACTGAAAAAAAACAGGGTACTTTTGATAAACTCGCCAATACATTAAAAGGAGTTAAAACTCCGAAAAAAAGAAAAATATCTAGGGTTGGAAGATCGGAATATTTAAAAAAAATCTTCGAAAGAAAAACTGAAGATATACATAAAGATGAGATTTTAGAGTTTTACGAACCATATATCGATGAAACTCCCGAAGTAAGTATTGACTTAGATGATTTACTTTTTGAAAAAAAAGAATTTGGAGCACTTGGCGGATACTCCAGATCTTTTTCATACTGGGTTACAAACACCTCATTTTTACCTTCTAAGAGGGATTACCAGTATGCAGGTATTGTAGATGAGCGAGTTTATTTCTTAAAGATGATGATTGCAGCAATCACCACGGTTGTTTTATTCATAATTTACGGTGTTTTGACCGGCGATGTATTTTCTGGCGTTTCTAATGGGGTACTTTTAGCAGTTATTATAGTTGTTGGTAGTATATTTTATCCAAAACTAAAATTAACATTGTTTAGAGGGGAAATTAAAATTCAGGTGTTAATGAGTATATTACACCTTATTTCAATGTTAAACTCTGGTGCTTCTGTTCAGGAATCCTTGAAAAATATTGCAAACAATCCAGAATATGGAATTACCTCTTTTGAATTTAGAAGTATTATAAAAGATATTAATCAGGGTGGGTATAACTTCGTAGAAGCTCTCGAAAGAGCTAAAATGAGGACTAAAATACATATAATGAGACAGCTTTACGACCAGTTGATTCTTGCAGCAAATAAGGGTGGAACACAGCTTTTACTTGAAAATTTGTATAATGAAATTGTAAGAGAATCTATGTCAAAAATAGACAGTTCAAAATTCCAAATATCAAATTTGGGAAATCTTATATTTGGTATTGGTTTGATTATCCCATTTTCAGGAATGATACAGTCAGCATTGGGTGCTCAGCAAGGATTTGACGGAATTATCAATGCTATTGACCTCGTGATGGGCAAAATAGGGTTAATGTCAACAATTATATTTACCATCTTTATTAAAATGAAGATTGAGTGAAATTATGGATGCCAAAAAATACCTAGATCATGTATATCATGTTTTAATTGTACGAAATATTAAGATATTAAAAAAAACAGGTAGAAAACTTGATGAACGAGTTTTTATCGGAATATTATTGGTTATAACGATTTTACCAATATTGTTAAAAATATTTTTAGGTTTCACCTTAAAAACTACCTTGATTTTAACTTTTGTATATTTAGGATCCGTTCTTTCACTCCCGACGATTATGTATGAATCTAAAATGGATAAATTCGACAAAAATATACCTAAAGCACTATACGTCATGGTTTTATCACTTGATTCCGGACGTTCTGTTGTTGAAGCAATTAATGAAGTTATAAGAAGTGGAATTCCTGAAGTGGACGTAGTTTTTTCAAAAATTGTTACATTAATGACTGAAAGAAAATTGAGTTTTGAAGATGCAATGATACTTGTTTCAAATTCTCTTGATTCAAAGATATTTAGACAGGTTGGAAGGTTAATCATTGAAAATAGAAAATATGGTGGAGAGCTTGCAGACACTCTGAAAAAACTTGCAAAAACACTTGACGACCTTCAAAATTTAAAATCCCAACTTCTAAGTGTCACTGCAAACGGTCTTGCAGTGGGCCTTATAATTCTCTGTGGTGTGATTCCTGCAACTGCTGGTTTGATTGGGGGTTATTTAACAGTAATATCTCAGTTAGCACCAACAATGCCGTCAGTTGAAGCTTCACAAATATCAAAAGCGATTGAAACGATACAGATGGGTTCTGGATTATTCGGGCTGTTTTTTGCAGTTCCATTATTTGGTTTAAAAGTAAATAGAATGATAATTACGTGTGCGGTATGTATGACTTTTGCGATCGGCACATTTTATGCAGTATTGAGACTTACCGGACTGTTGTTTGCATAAAAATCATTTGTTTTAATTAATTTTAGTTAATTATCAATTAACTTATTTACTTCTAAATAAAGTGCATAAACATTATTTGAAACTTCATCATTTGTTCTTTTTTTAAATTTATCAATTACAAAATCAATATCAACCCTCAAATCCCCGGAAATTAAGTTATC
Encoded proteins:
- a CDS encoding Gar1/Naf1 family protein; translation: MEKIKILHRTPKGKIIGRVKKQPRFNSPVGIKLKDRVKKIGKIYDVFGPVEEPYVKIIPYSEDDAEKTLESDNVFVMNEQSKKQSKPRKKGRR
- a CDS encoding transcription initiation factor IIB — protein: MKIESVTKEDTKKPERKIKIAIAKPEDYSNKNVILEKEEELICPVCGSKSIIKDYERAEIVCEMCGCVLQQNLFDVGPEWRAFDHEQRVKRSRVGAPMTYTIHDKGLSTVIDWRNKDSYGKDISADKRAQLYRLRKWQRRIRVSDASERNLAFALSELDRIASKLGLPRNVRENAAVLYRGAVEKGLIRGRSIEGVAAAALYAACRRCKVPRTLDEIAEVSRVDRKEIGRTYRFISRELNIRLAPTNPVDYVPRFASELKLPGEVESKAISILQKAGERGLTSGRGPTGVAAAAIYIASVLQGTRRTQREVADVAGVTEVTIRNRYKELTEHLDIDVTL
- a CDS encoding type II/IV secretion system ATPase subunit, giving the protein MGLFDRIQSRDSNPSVAKKNNVSEKVSETPSILDNSEKVKKPEIKVGFSVNERAKQPVEEFERDSTSSILDKYFVKVDDIDFDVIIEKENGVTLYKIPEITLMNTALAKFSDMDIKTIKAELSESTLQKLGQIQGYLKNYSEKNNLHLRDIEILHLSHYFYLIIGKLGLLEIPLNDSKLEEVMVNGVESPSFVFHRKYQMCETNIRLDRHEATRVVESIAYLAGRTIDSRTPMLDAFLPDGSRVNATMSDVTLGGNTITIRKFSEDPLTIVDLINFGTFDLELAAFLWQAVEGYFGAKPANTLIVGGTGSGKTTTLNVVSMFSMYTDRLVTIEDTPELQVPLTHLIKMITRPGRPGIQGYEITMDDLIKNSLRMRPDRIFVGEVRGSEAHSLLVAMNTGHDGCSGTLHANSADEALIRLINPPMNVPKVMMSSVDFIINQQRIKRNKKTVRRILGVVEIGGSGENITKTELFKYDGISDSVVKTGICMWEEDVCQIAGITRDELMDDRINRKKVLKYMVNNNINDIRKVGDVLKQYQENPENVLKNILE
- a CDS encoding type II secretion system F family protein; this translates as MKRKTEKKQGTFDKLANTLKGVKTPKKRKISRVGRSEYLKKIFERKTEDIHKDEILEFYEPYIDETPEVSIDLDDLLFEKKEFGALGGYSRSFSYWVTNTSFLPSKRDYQYAGIVDERVYFLKMMIAAITTVVLFIIYGVLTGDVFSGVSNGVLLAVIIVVGSIFYPKLKLTLFRGEIKIQVLMSILHLISMLNSGASVQESLKNIANNPEYGITSFEFRSIIKDINQGGYNFVEALERAKMRTKIHIMRQLYDQLILAANKGGTQLLLENLYNEIVRESMSKIDSSKFQISNLGNLIFGIGLIIPFSGMIQSALGAQQGFDGIINAIDLVMGKIGLMSTIIFTIFIKMKIE
- a CDS encoding type II secretion system F family protein, with the protein product MDAKKYLDHVYHVLIVRNIKILKKTGRKLDERVFIGILLVITILPILLKIFLGFTLKTTLILTFVYLGSVLSLPTIMYESKMDKFDKNIPKALYVMVLSLDSGRSVVEAINEVIRSGIPEVDVVFSKIVTLMTERKLSFEDAMILVSNSLDSKIFRQVGRLIIENRKYGGELADTLKKLAKTLDDLQNLKSQLLSVTANGLAVGLIILCGVIPATAGLIGGYLTVISQLAPTMPSVEASQISKAIETIQMGSGLFGLFFAVPLFGLKVNRMIITCAVCMTFAIGTFYAVLRLTGLLFA